The following are encoded in a window of Scophthalmus maximus strain ysfricsl-2021 chromosome 6, ASM2237912v1, whole genome shotgun sequence genomic DNA:
- the LOC118310100 gene encoding E3 ubiquitin-protein ligase TRIM35-like — MSSRSDEDFSCPVCHDVFRDPVVLSCSHSFCKACLQQWWSEKRERLCPCCKRRSSKSDPPRNLALKNLCEARSQEGDRRGSAGSEDLCSLHAEKLRLFCLDHKETVCLVCRDSKRHKDHRFRPVDEAAQDQREELQKVLRPLRDKRSLFEQVKEDCDQTAKHIKVQAGQTERQMKEQFEKLHRFLREEEEARLGALREEEELKSRTMKEKTEALGREIAALSHAVRAAEEEMRAEDVSFLLNYPAAEERLRQRPLPDDPQPLSGALIDVAKHLGNLTYNIWNKMKEVVSYAPVILDPNTADPELVVSGDLSRVRSAERQQLPKNPERNKFSCSVLGSQGFSSGTHSWDVDTGDNEDWEVGVLGEHIRTDARPPSGLWRILFSEGKLTAFSTSGSEQDLSPRKKPRRIRVHLDFDGGKLTFHDLDADTLVHTFKHTFTDTLFPYMYTESRLWLRILPVKVGVKVRRNP; from the coding sequence ATGTCTTCCAGATCGGACGAGGATTTCTCTTGTCCCGTCTGCCACGACGTCTTCAGAGATCCTGTCGTCCTGTCGTGCAGCCACAGCTTCTGTAAAGCCTGTCTGCAGCAGTGGTGGAGCGAGAAACGAGAACGTCTGTGCCCTTGCTGTAAGAGAAGATCGTCAAAGAGCGACCCGCCTCGTAACTTGGCATTAAAGAACCTGTGCGAGGCCCGGTCACAGGAGGGGGACCGGAGAGGCTCGGCGGGGTCCGAGGATCTCTGCAGCCTGCACGCCGAGAAACTCAGACTCTTCTGTCTGGACCACAAGGAGACGGTGTGTCTCGTCTGCAGAGACTCGAAGAGACACAAGGACCACAGGTTCAGACCCGTCGATGAGGCTGCACAGGACCAAAGAGAGGAGCTCCAGAAAGTCCTGAGGCCCTTACGAGACAAGAGGAGTCTCTTTGAACAAGTTAAGGAAGACTGCGATCAAACAGCCAAACACATTAAGGTCCAGgctggacagacagagaggcagatgaAGGAGCAGTTTGAGAAGCTTCACCGGTTCCTgcgtgaagaggaggaggccaggCTCGGTGctctgagggaggaagaggagctgaagagtcGGACGAtgaaggagaagacggaggCTCTGGGCAGAGAGATCGCAGCTCTGTCTCACGCCGTCAGAGccgcagaggaggagatgagagccGAGGACGTCTCCTTCCTTCTGAACTACccggctgcagaggagaggcTCCGGCAGCGCCCGCTGCCCGACGACCCGCAGCCGCTCTCGGGAGCTCTGATCGACGTGGCCAAACACCTGGGCAACCTGACCTACAACATCTGGAACAAGATGAAGGAGGTGGTCTCCTACGCCCCGGTGATCCTGGACCCGAACACCGCAGACCCCGAGCTCGTCGTGTCTGGAGATCTGTCCCGCGTGAGGTCTGCGGAGCGTCAACAGCTTCCGAAGAACCCGGAGAGGAACAAGTTCTCCTGCTCCGTCCTGGGCTCTCAGGGATTTAGCTCGGGGACTCACAGTTGGGACGTCGACACTGGCGACAACGAGGACTGGGAGGTGGGCGTGTTGGGAGAGCACATCCGGACGGACGCCCGCCCGCCGTCCGGTTTGTGGAGAATTTTGTTCTCCGAAGGGAAACTGACGGCGTTCTCCACGTCGGGGTCCGAGCAGGACCTCTCACCGAGAAAGAAGCCGCGGAGGATCCGAGTTCATCTGGACTTTGACGGAGGAAAGCTGACGTTCCACGACCTCGACGCCGACACACTCGTGCACACCTTCAAACACACGTTCACCGACACCCTGTTTCCGTACATGTACACAGAGAGTCGCCTCTGGCTGAGGATTCTGCCAGTGAAGGTCGGTGTGAAGGTGAGGAGGAACCCTTAG